A window of the Paraburkholderia sp. ZP32-5 genome harbors these coding sequences:
- the cobW gene encoding cobalamin biosynthesis protein CobW, whose product MQTQLRKIPVTIVTGFLGSGKTTLLRHILQHAEGKRIAVIVNEFGELGIDGEILKGCGIGCDENGVETEGQLYELANGCLCCTVQEEFFPVMEKLAERRGEIDHVLIETSGLALPKPLVQAFNWPQIRNGFTVDAVVTVVDGPATASGQFADNPLEVDAQRKADPNLDHESPLHELFEDQLSAADLVILNKTDLLDDAQQSAVETLIRDEIPPQVKIVRAHRGELDLHTLLGLEAASEETIHLRHDHHGSADDPDHHHDEFDSVVVQASVPSREAALAALQTLVENHTIYRVKGFAALPGAAMRLVIQGVGRRFDSYFDRRWQAGEGGDGYSSRFVLIGEDLDQSTLQQAFDAALGATSNAAA is encoded by the coding sequence ATGCAAACTCAATTGCGCAAGATTCCCGTCACGATCGTCACGGGCTTTCTCGGCAGCGGCAAGACCACGCTGTTGCGGCACATTCTTCAGCATGCGGAGGGCAAGCGCATTGCGGTGATCGTCAACGAGTTCGGCGAACTCGGCATCGACGGCGAGATCCTGAAGGGCTGCGGTATCGGCTGCGATGAAAACGGCGTCGAAACCGAAGGGCAATTGTATGAACTGGCGAACGGATGCCTGTGCTGCACCGTGCAGGAAGAGTTTTTCCCGGTGATGGAAAAGCTCGCCGAGCGTCGCGGCGAGATCGATCACGTGCTGATCGAAACATCCGGCCTCGCATTGCCGAAGCCGCTGGTGCAGGCATTCAACTGGCCGCAGATCAGAAACGGCTTCACCGTCGACGCGGTGGTAACCGTGGTCGATGGACCGGCCACCGCCAGCGGCCAATTCGCCGACAATCCGCTCGAAGTCGATGCGCAGCGCAAGGCCGATCCGAATCTCGATCATGAATCGCCGTTGCATGAGCTGTTCGAAGACCAGTTATCCGCCGCGGATCTGGTGATTCTGAACAAGACCGACCTGCTCGACGATGCGCAGCAAAGCGCCGTGGAAACGTTGATCCGTGACGAGATTCCGCCGCAGGTCAAGATCGTGCGCGCGCATAGGGGTGAGCTGGATCTGCACACGCTGCTGGGTCTCGAAGCCGCGTCCGAGGAAACCATCCATCTGCGCCACGATCATCACGGTTCCGCCGACGATCCCGATCATCATCACGACGAGTTCGATTCGGTCGTCGTGCAAGCGAGCGTGCCGTCGCGCGAAGCCGCACTCGCCGCGTTGCAGACGCTGGTCGAAAACCACACGATCTACCGCGTCAAAGGTTTTGCGGCGTTGCCGGGCGCGGCGATGCGGCTCGTGATCCAGGGCGTGGGCCGCCGTTTCGACAGCTATTTCGACCGGCGCTGGCAGGCCGGCGAAGGCGGCGACGGCTATTCGAGCCGCTTCGTGCTGATCGGCGAAGACCTCGATCAGTCCACCTTGCAGCAGGCATTCGACGCGGCGCTCGGCGCGACGTCGAACGCTGCCGCGTAA
- the cobN gene encoding cobaltochelatase subunit CobN, with protein MHLLRTTPGGFVDDTQGVIRIDQQPADIVVLSSADTTLSLLASVVPRLGDGFPSVRLANVTYLRQPASVDFYVDDVLQHARVVVVDHLGGEAYWPYGIEQVVALAQRKQQTLAMFSGDLQEDPNLLARSTASAELCQQLWRYLREGGPQNAEAFLRCIAYRALDWGREPEPPRALPAASLYHPERDMPTIADWQARWRQDAPVVAILFYKAHLQAANTAVFDALIDALDAQGLNPLPLAITSLKDAMSREVVQSLCAQHQAALVLNTTAFAASAIDDPEPLALAGDAPVLQVILSGGNREDWLKDNHGLNSRDIAMHIALPEVDGRIITRAISFKGLAYRCPHTEVDVVRYQPDLERVRFLAELSGRWCRLRSLDNADKKLALILANYPMSEGRIGNGVGLDTPASVVGILSMLRDEGYRVAELPEDSDALLKKLTEGVTNDPVVRDLRPALQSLALDDYLAHFNALPASVRDALNARWGRPEQEPTLRRGRFMIAGWRCGQVFVGIQPSRSREQGDYASYHDAELVPPHAYLAFYFWLRHQFGIDAVVHVGKHGNLEWLPGKSVALSDTCWPDLILGPLPHLYPFIVNDPGEGSQAKRRAQAVIIDHLMPPLTRAENYGPLQDLECQVDEYYEALMVDPRRAKLLRRTILATIVEHRLHEELSLAAPNGQDDEDALLTRVDAWLCELKEAQIRDGLHTFGQSPRGVQRRDTLLALGRFPIGDGQGGRAGLTDALARDLRLDYLFDPLTVDWAAPWDGPRPDVLQQVSDAPWRHYGDTRERLELLAARLLVGVCGEDMDGVDSVQASPGWVDNLLQAEQVIARLRDDVLPRLDACGPQEITQLKRGLEGRFVPPGPSGSPSRGRPDVLPTGRNFYSVDTRAVPTQAAWALGLKSAQQLIERHLQEHGDYPRAIGLSVWGTATMRTGGDDIAQALALLGVRPKWAPGSHRVTDFEIMPIEVFDRPRIDVTLRVSGFFRDAFANVMHLFDAAVQAVAELDEPADLNPIRARVLRERDALIARGMDPAEARKRAGWRVFSARPGAYGAGLQQMIDSRQWQTDADLANAYQAWGGYAYAQKSAGEEAHHAFGARLAAMDVVLQNQDNREHDLLDSNDYYQFQGGMVAAVRHLGGEQPRVYHADHSNPAAPRVRTLQEEIARVIRSRVVNPKWLDGVKRHGYKGAAEIAATVDYLYGYDATARVIADHQYALVADAYLNDADTRAFMQRHNVHALHSICERLLEAMQRGLWQEPGDYRAQVEQHLLASEQQIEGTRT; from the coding sequence ATGCATCTGTTGCGCACGACGCCGGGCGGCTTCGTCGACGATACGCAGGGCGTGATCCGTATCGATCAGCAGCCCGCCGATATCGTCGTGCTCAGTTCCGCGGATACCACACTGTCGCTGCTCGCGAGCGTCGTGCCGCGTCTCGGGGATGGTTTCCCGAGCGTGCGGCTCGCGAACGTCACGTATCTGCGGCAGCCGGCCTCGGTCGATTTCTATGTCGACGACGTGCTGCAGCATGCGCGCGTCGTGGTGGTCGATCATCTTGGCGGCGAAGCGTACTGGCCGTACGGCATCGAGCAGGTCGTCGCGCTCGCGCAGCGCAAGCAGCAAACGCTCGCGATGTTTTCCGGCGACTTGCAGGAAGATCCGAATCTGCTCGCGCGCAGCACCGCGAGCGCGGAGTTGTGCCAGCAGTTGTGGCGTTATCTGCGCGAGGGCGGCCCGCAAAATGCGGAGGCATTCCTGCGCTGCATCGCGTATCGCGCGCTCGACTGGGGACGCGAGCCGGAGCCGCCGCGCGCATTGCCCGCCGCGTCGCTATATCACCCCGAGCGCGATATGCCGACCATCGCTGACTGGCAGGCGCGCTGGCGGCAGGATGCGCCGGTGGTCGCGATTCTTTTCTACAAGGCCCATCTTCAGGCCGCCAATACCGCGGTGTTCGATGCGTTGATCGACGCACTCGATGCGCAAGGGCTCAATCCGCTGCCGCTCGCGATTACGTCGCTCAAAGATGCGATGAGCCGCGAAGTCGTGCAATCGCTGTGCGCGCAACATCAGGCGGCGTTGGTGCTCAATACGACCGCGTTCGCGGCGTCCGCGATCGATGACCCGGAACCGCTCGCGCTGGCCGGCGACGCGCCGGTGCTGCAGGTGATCCTGAGCGGCGGCAATCGCGAAGACTGGCTCAAGGACAACCACGGCCTCAATTCGCGCGACATCGCGATGCATATCGCGCTGCCGGAGGTGGATGGCCGCATCATCACGCGCGCGATCAGCTTCAAGGGGCTTGCGTATCGTTGTCCGCACACCGAGGTCGACGTGGTGCGCTATCAGCCGGACCTCGAACGTGTGCGTTTTCTCGCCGAGCTGAGCGGCCGCTGGTGCCGTCTGCGTTCGCTCGATAACGCGGACAAGAAACTCGCGCTGATCCTCGCGAACTATCCGATGAGCGAGGGTCGTATCGGCAATGGTGTCGGGCTCGATACACCGGCGTCGGTGGTCGGCATTCTGTCGATGCTGCGCGACGAAGGCTATCGCGTGGCCGAGTTGCCTGAAGACAGCGATGCGCTGCTGAAGAAGCTCACCGAGGGCGTGACCAACGACCCCGTCGTGCGCGATCTGCGGCCGGCGTTGCAAAGCCTCGCGCTCGACGACTATCTCGCTCATTTCAATGCATTGCCCGCGAGCGTGCGCGATGCGCTGAACGCGCGTTGGGGCCGTCCCGAGCAGGAACCGACGCTGCGACGCGGCCGCTTCATGATCGCGGGCTGGCGCTGCGGGCAGGTGTTCGTCGGGATTCAGCCTTCGCGTTCGCGCGAGCAGGGCGATTACGCGAGCTATCACGACGCGGAACTGGTGCCGCCGCATGCGTATCTGGCGTTTTACTTCTGGCTGCGTCACCAGTTCGGTATCGACGCGGTCGTGCACGTCGGCAAACACGGCAATCTCGAATGGCTGCCGGGCAAGAGCGTCGCGTTGAGCGACACATGCTGGCCCGATCTGATTCTGGGACCGCTGCCGCATCTGTATCCGTTCATCGTCAACGATCCGGGCGAGGGCAGCCAGGCCAAGCGGCGCGCGCAGGCGGTCATCATCGATCATCTGATGCCGCCGCTGACGCGCGCCGAAAACTATGGGCCGTTGCAGGACCTCGAATGCCAGGTCGACGAATATTACGAAGCGCTGATGGTCGATCCGCGTCGCGCGAAGTTGCTGCGTCGCACGATCCTCGCGACGATCGTCGAGCATCGCTTGCACGAGGAACTGAGCCTCGCGGCGCCGAACGGTCAGGACGACGAGGACGCGCTGCTCACGCGCGTCGATGCATGGCTGTGCGAGCTGAAGGAAGCGCAGATTCGCGATGGGCTGCATACGTTCGGGCAGTCGCCGCGCGGCGTGCAGCGGCGCGATACGCTGCTCGCGCTCGGCCGCTTTCCGATCGGCGACGGACAGGGCGGCAGAGCCGGTTTGACCGATGCGCTGGCGCGCGATCTGCGCCTCGACTATCTGTTCGATCCGTTGACCGTGGATTGGGCGGCGCCGTGGGATGGGCCGCGTCCCGACGTGCTACAGCAGGTGAGCGATGCGCCGTGGCGGCACTATGGCGATACGCGTGAGCGGCTGGAACTGCTCGCGGCGCGGCTGTTGGTCGGTGTGTGCGGTGAAGACATGGATGGTGTGGACAGCGTGCAAGCGTCGCCGGGGTGGGTCGATAATCTGCTGCAAGCAGAACAGGTGATCGCGCGTTTGCGTGACGACGTGTTGCCGCGTCTCGACGCCTGCGGTCCGCAGGAAATCACGCAACTGAAACGCGGTCTCGAAGGACGCTTCGTGCCACCGGGACCGAGTGGTTCGCCGTCGCGCGGACGGCCCGACGTGCTGCCTACCGGGCGCAACTTCTATTCGGTCGACACGCGCGCGGTGCCCACGCAAGCCGCGTGGGCACTCGGCTTGAAATCGGCGCAGCAACTGATCGAGCGGCATCTGCAGGAGCACGGCGACTATCCGCGTGCGATCGGCCTGTCGGTCTGGGGCACGGCGACAATGCGCACCGGCGGCGACGATATCGCGCAGGCGCTCGCGCTGCTCGGCGTGCGGCCGAAGTGGGCGCCGGGCAGCCATCGCGTGACGGATTTCGAAATCATGCCGATCGAAGTTTTCGATCGCCCGCGTATCGACGTCACGCTGCGCGTGTCCGGCTTCTTCCGCGATGCGTTCGCCAACGTGATGCATCTGTTCGATGCGGCGGTGCAGGCCGTCGCCGAACTCGACGAACCCGCCGATCTGAATCCGATCCGCGCGCGCGTGCTGCGCGAACGCGATGCGCTGATCGCGCGCGGGATGGACCCCGCCGAAGCGCGCAAGCGCGCCGGCTGGCGCGTGTTCAGCGCGCGGCCCGGCGCGTACGGCGCGGGTCTGCAGCAGATGATCGACTCGCGCCAATGGCAGACCGACGCCGATCTCGCGAACGCCTATCAAGCGTGGGGCGGCTACGCATACGCGCAGAAGAGCGCGGGCGAGGAAGCGCATCACGCGTTTGGCGCGCGTCTGGCCGCGATGGACGTGGTGCTGCAGAACCAGGACAACCGCGAGCACGACCTGCTCGATTCGAACGACTACTACCAGTTTCAGGGCGGCATGGTCGCGGCAGTGCGACATCTGGGCGGCGAGCAGCCACGCGTTTATCACGCCGATCACAGCAATCCGGCCGCGCCTCGCGTACGTACGCTGCAGGAGGAGATCGCGCGCGTGATCCGCTCGCGCGTGGTC
- a CDS encoding cobalamin biosynthesis protein, whose protein sequence is MGCRLHTPAADIEAAVRHALGPHAFEQIGAIATIDIKANEAGLLDFCARHALPLRLFTREQIAAVPLYSVSAATQMHLGVDGVCEPCALLAAQTLNPATASQLARLVVRKTVHAGVTVAIASSGDDADTHAASISTASNNQDLR, encoded by the coding sequence ATCGGTTGCCGCCTGCACACCCCCGCAGCGGATATCGAAGCCGCCGTACGCCACGCGCTCGGGCCGCATGCGTTCGAACAGATCGGCGCGATCGCGACGATTGACATCAAGGCGAACGAAGCCGGCCTGCTCGATTTCTGCGCGCGTCATGCGCTGCCGCTGCGGCTATTCACTCGCGAGCAGATCGCCGCGGTGCCGCTGTATTCAGTGTCGGCGGCCACGCAGATGCATCTCGGCGTGGACGGCGTCTGCGAGCCTTGCGCGCTGCTGGCAGCGCAAACCCTCAACCCTGCCACTGCATCGCAGCTCGCCCGGCTCGTCGTACGCAAGACCGTGCACGCCGGCGTCACCGTCGCGATCGCATCGTCCGGTGACGATGCCGATACTCACGCAGCCTCTATATCAACAGCTTCCAACAATCAGGACCTTCGATGA
- the cobO gene encoding cob(I)yrinic acid a,c-diamide adenosyltransferase, whose protein sequence is MKTDPESHQRMTERRREGHEKKQAGATVEKGLLIVNTGTGKGKSTAAFGMAVRVLGHGMRLGVVQFIKGALHTSERDFLGAIAQCDFVTMGDGYTWNTQNREADMATARKGWDEARRMIESGDYQMVILDELNTVLKYEYLPLDEVLSVINARAPMLHVVVTGRHAPDALIEAADLVTEMRAIKHPYREQGVKAQRGVEF, encoded by the coding sequence ATGAAAACCGATCCCGAATCGCATCAGCGCATGACCGAACGCCGCCGTGAAGGCCATGAGAAAAAGCAGGCCGGCGCGACCGTCGAAAAAGGCCTGCTGATCGTCAACACCGGCACCGGCAAGGGCAAAAGCACGGCCGCGTTCGGCATGGCCGTGCGGGTGCTCGGCCACGGCATGCGCCTGGGCGTCGTGCAGTTCATCAAGGGCGCGCTGCATACGTCGGAGCGTGACTTTCTCGGCGCCATCGCGCAGTGCGATTTCGTCACGATGGGCGACGGCTACACGTGGAATACGCAGAACCGCGAAGCCGATATGGCGACCGCGCGCAAAGGCTGGGACGAAGCGCGCCGGATGATCGAAAGCGGCGATTACCAGATGGTGATCCTCGACGAGCTGAACACCGTGTTGAAGTACGAATATCTGCCGCTCGACGAAGTGCTGTCGGTGATCAATGCACGCGCGCCGATGCTGCACGTCGTCGTCACCGGCCGCCATGCGCCCGATGCGCTGATCGAAGCCGCCGACCTCGTCACCGAAATGCGCGCGATCAAGCATCCGTATCGCGAGCAGGGCGTGAAGGCGCAACGCGGCGTGGAGTTCTGA